Proteins co-encoded in one Pseudomonas beijingensis genomic window:
- a CDS encoding NAD(P)/FAD-dependent oxidoreductase, whose amino-acid sequence MTVPIAIIGTGIAGLSAAQALTEAGHIVQLFDKSHGSGGRMSSKRSDAGALDMGAQYFTARDRRFVTEVQRWQANGWAAEWNPQLYHFQNGQLSPSPDEQTRWVGTPRMSAITRALLDKLQVQFSCRITEVYRGQEHWHLQDAEGFTHGPFGQVVIATPAPQATALLAAVPKLAAVAAGVKMDPTWAVALAFETPLDTPMEGCFVQDSPLDWLARNRSKPGRDSKLDTWVLHATSDWSRQHIDLSKEAVIEHLHGAFAELLHSAMPAPSFSVAHRWLYARPAGSHEWGALADADLGLYVCGDWCLSGRVEGAWLSGQEAARRLHASLQ is encoded by the coding sequence ATGACTGTACCTATCGCAATCATCGGCACCGGCATCGCCGGACTTTCAGCCGCTCAGGCCCTGACGGAGGCCGGGCATATCGTTCAACTCTTCGATAAAAGCCATGGCAGTGGCGGACGCATGTCGAGCAAGCGCAGCGACGCCGGCGCGCTGGACATGGGCGCACAGTACTTCACTGCCCGCGATCGCCGCTTTGTCACGGAGGTCCAGCGCTGGCAAGCCAACGGCTGGGCCGCGGAATGGAACCCGCAGCTCTACCATTTCCAGAATGGACAACTGAGCCCATCGCCGGACGAACAGACCCGCTGGGTCGGCACCCCACGCATGAGCGCTATCACCCGCGCCTTGCTCGACAAGCTGCAAGTGCAGTTTTCCTGCCGGATCACCGAGGTGTACCGCGGCCAGGAGCACTGGCATTTGCAGGATGCGGAAGGTTTCACCCACGGCCCCTTCGGCCAAGTGGTGATCGCCACGCCCGCCCCCCAGGCCACCGCATTGCTGGCCGCCGTACCGAAACTGGCCGCCGTGGCCGCCGGGGTGAAGATGGACCCGACCTGGGCCGTGGCCCTGGCCTTCGAAACACCGCTGGACACCCCCATGGAAGGCTGCTTCGTACAAGACAGCCCCCTGGACTGGCTAGCGCGCAACCGCAGCAAACCGGGACGCGACAGCAAGCTCGACACCTGGGTACTGCACGCCACCAGCGACTGGAGCCGGCAGCATATCGACCTGTCCAAGGAAGCCGTGATCGAACACCTGCACGGTGCCTTCGCCGAACTGCTGCACAGCGCGATGCCCGCACCGAGCTTCAGCGTGGCCCATCGCTGGCTCTACGCCCGCCCCGCCGGCAGCCACGAATGGGGAGCGCTGGCCGATGCCGACCTCGGCCTGTATGTGTGCGGCGACTGGTGCCTGTCCGGCCGGGTCGAAGGTGCATGGCTCAGCGGCCAGGAAGCTGCACGTCGCCTGCACGCAAGCCTGCAGTAG